A window of Clostridium sp. Marseille-P299 contains these coding sequences:
- a CDS encoding MutS-related protein has translation MAASAAILRYLLQKNCIAIVASHDIQLLQMLNETYDTFHFREQIDEKDISFDYKIHEGVSYTKNAIRLLQYVDFPQEIIEDAKKSFVAAV, from the coding sequence ATTGCTGCATCTGCTGCGATATTAAGGTACTTACTTCAAAAGAACTGTATTGCAATTGTGGCCTCTCATGATATTCAATTATTACAAATGTTAAATGAAACATACGATACGTTTCATTTTAGAGAGCAAATAGATGAAAAAGATATTAGTTTTGACTATAAAATACATGAGGGTGTTAGTTACACAAAGAATGCGATTCGACTCTTGCAATATGTTGATTTTCCGCAAGAAATCATTGAGGATGCGAAAAAGAGTTTTGTGGCTGCAGTTTAA
- the rfbD gene encoding dTDP-4-dehydrorhamnose reductase — protein MKVLVTGVKGQLGYDVIKSLNSRNIENIGAGREEFDITDLEKTREFIVNSKADVVIHCAAYTAVDRAEDEQELCEKVNVIGTKNIATVCKEIDAKMVYISTDYVFPGTGEAFYEVDDATGPLSVYGKTKLQGEELVKSILDKYFIARVTWIFGVNGSNFVKTMLRLGKERDVINVVADQYGSPSYTADIAPLLCDMIMTEKYGTYHVTNEGICSWAEFTEEIFRLAGYDTKVNHITTEEYPTKAARPKNSRLSKEKLVENGFYKLPDWKDALARYLEELK, from the coding sequence ATGAAGGTTTTAGTAACAGGAGTAAAGGGTCAATTAGGTTATGATGTAATCAAGTCATTAAATAGTAGAAATATTGAAAATATAGGTGCTGGTAGAGAAGAGTTTGATATTACAGATCTTGAAAAAACAAGAGAGTTTATTGTGAATAGTAAGGCAGATGTAGTGATTCATTGTGCAGCATATACAGCAGTTGATCGTGCAGAGGATGAACAAGAACTTTGCGAAAAGGTAAATGTAATTGGAACAAAAAATATAGCAACTGTTTGTAAAGAAATAGATGCAAAAATGGTGTATATTAGCACAGATTATGTATTTCCAGGTACAGGAGAAGCATTTTATGAAGTGGATGACGCAACCGGACCATTAAGTGTGTATGGCAAAACAAAACTACAAGGGGAAGAGCTTGTAAAATCAATCCTTGATAAATATTTTATTGCACGCGTTACATGGATATTTGGTGTGAATGGAAGTAACTTTGTGAAAACGATGCTTCGCTTAGGCAAGGAGCGAGATGTAATAAATGTTGTTGCAGATCAATATGGATCTCCATCTTATACTGCGGATATCGCACCACTTCTTTGTGATATGATTATGACTGAAAAATATGGTACTTACCATGTAACAAATGAAGGAATTTGCTCTTGGGCAGAGTTTACAGAAGAAATATTTCGACTTGCTGGATATGATACGAAGGTAAATCATATAACAACAGAGGAATATCCAACAAAAGCAGCAAGACCTAAGAATTCTAGACTATCGAAAGAAAAGTTGGTTGAGAATGGATTCTATAAACTACCAGATTGGAAAGATGCACTTGCACGATATTTAGAGGAGTTAAAATAA